From Pirellulaceae bacterium:
GGCTGCCCGGTTGGCCGATTCTGCTTGATTGAGTTTGTTGTAAAGCGTCTTCAAGCTCACGCCCAATTCCTCTGCGGCCTTCGGTTTGCTGCCGTCGTTTCGTTCTACGGCGGCATAAATGGCCTGCAGTTCCATTTCTCGCAGAGTCATTGGACCACTCATCTTTAACGTTGCCGTACCCCGTTGTATTTGTCCTCCATCAAATTTTCTTGGAAGATGATCGGGGGAAAGCGGGCCGCTGTCGCAGAGAATCGTCGCGTATTCGATCACGTTGGCCAGTTCGCGCACGTTGCCCGGCCAATTGTGTCCCTTCAGCAGGTCGAGCGTTTCTTCTGAAATAGCTTCCGCATGTTTCGTCATGGGGAATCGGAGGCGATGGAGCAGATGTTCGGCCAGGTCCCGGATGTCTTCGGTACGTTCACGTAACGAAGGGATGAGAATTTCAAAGGTGTTAATGCGGAACATTAAATCTTCTCGAAATCGATTTTCCCGAACCATTTCCTCGAGCGGTTGGTGCGTCGCGCAAATGACGCGAACGTCAACCGTGAATGATTCGTTGTCTCCGACACGACGCATTTCACCGCTTTCAAGTACACGGAGCAGCTTGGATTGCATCGACAGTGGCAGTTCACCGATTTCATCGAGAAACAGTGTGCCACCGTGAGCAACTTCGAAAAGTCCAACTCGCTGTTCGTCCGCACCGGTAAAGGCACCCTTGCGATGGCCGAATAATTCGCTCTCGATTAGGCTTTCCGGAAGTGCACCACAATTGATCGCAACATATGGCATGTTCGCACGCAGACTTTGGTCGTGCACTGCACGGGCTACGAGCTCTTTGCCTGTTCCGGTTTCACCGAGTACCATTACCGTGGAATTTGTTGGTGCTACTTTCGAAATCAGTTTGCGAACACGTTGAATCCCCTGACTTTCTCCGACCAGCTTCGATTTGCCTTCAATTTGCTCGAGCTGATGTTTTAAAGCCCGATATTTGTTCGTCAGCTCACGCTTCTCGGCAACGCGCTGCAACAAGTGATCTAGGTC
This genomic window contains:
- a CDS encoding sigma-54 dependent transcriptional regulator; its protein translation is MKILFADDEKSLQQLLGRELQRLGYEVTVCPDGTTAVAAMEINSFDCLLVDLDMPGMNGIEVIGKAKEMSPETDAIVMTGKSSLDTAVAALRHGVFDYITKPCKLADLDHLLQRVAEKRELTNKYRALKHQLEQIEGKSKLVGESQGIQRVRKLISKVAPTNSTVMVLGETGTGKELVARAVHDQSLRANMPYVAINCGALPESLIESELFGHRKGAFTGADEQRVGLFEVAHGGTLFLDEIGELPLSMQSKLLRVLESGEMRRVGDNESFTVDVRVICATHQPLEEMVRENRFREDLMFRINTFEILIPSLRERTEDIRDLAEHLLHRLRFPMTKHAEAISEETLDLLKGHNWPGNVRELANVIEYATILCDSGPLSPDHLPRKFDGGQIQRGTATLKMSGPMTLREMELQAIYAAVERNDGSKPKAAEELGVSLKTLYNKLNQAESANRAA